The Desulfobulbaceae bacterium genome has a window encoding:
- a CDS encoding precorrin-8X methylmutase, translating into MNAKITSIKPEEIEARSFAIIKEEFKSQTGRFPEDFPSDEFAVIQRVIHATGDFAFAAALHFHPQAITTAIARLREGRSVATDVRMAASGINATALARWGGHVICEIAAPTIADQAKSQGLTRSETAIQMAFAQNPGIIAIGNAPTALIKVITLCQQQNFFDGAIIGVPVGFVNAAESKEWLAEQEIPYIVALGRKGGSPVAAAIVNALIRLAAEEETLRG; encoded by the coding sequence ATGAACGCAAAAATCACCAGTATCAAGCCTGAAGAGATCGAAGCCAGGAGCTTTGCCATCATCAAAGAGGAGTTCAAGTCCCAGACTGGCCGTTTCCCTGAAGACTTTCCGTCCGATGAGTTTGCCGTTATCCAGCGGGTGATCCATGCCACCGGCGACTTCGCCTTTGCAGCAGCGTTGCATTTTCACCCCCAGGCCATCACCACCGCCATCGCCCGGCTGCGTGAAGGGAGAAGTGTTGCCACCGACGTCCGGATGGCTGCATCAGGAATCAATGCCACGGCTTTAGCTCGCTGGGGCGGCCATGTCATCTGCGAGATCGCCGCCCCTACCATTGCCGACCAAGCCAAATCCCAGGGACTCACCCGCTCTGAGACAGCCATCCAAATGGCCTTTGCTCAAAACCCGGGAATCATCGCCATCGGCAACGCGCCCACTGCGCTCATCAAGGTCATCACCCTCTGCCAACAACAAAATTTCTTTGATGGCGCTATCATCGGCGTACCGGTAGGATTTGTCAATGCCGCTGAAAGTAAAGAGTGGCTTGCGGAGCAAGAGATTCCCTATATTGTCGCCCTTGGCCGCAAAGGCGGGAGCCCGGTGGCCGCAGCAATAGTCAATGCCTTAATCCGGCTGGCAGCCGAAGAGGAAACACTCCGTGGCTAA
- the cbiD gene encoding cobalamin biosynthesis protein CbiD, with the protein MANKRLRSGFTTGACAAAAAKAACLIMLSNDQVDTVEIPFPEGQRHSFAIINGHRHNKREAQASVIKDAGDDPDVTNGAEITAHVTLAESAEKDPLSLRFVAGEGIGIVTKPGLTIAVGEAAITPVPRQMITAAIAEALVEKESLGPITATVTIIIPKGRELAEKTLNHRLDIVGGLSVLGTTGIVRPVSAEAWTATIEASMAVARETGCREIVLSTGRTSEKGVQAFLNLPVESFAMMGDYLHFSLTAAARNGFTRIHLAGMWAKILKAAMAIPQTHVRHGALEVEAAAKFIGRLSDSQPLCHSLAQANTAREIYDRLLAEGRTDLITKVCTAAKNYAEDVAQRPVSVYLVNNALQVAAHV; encoded by the coding sequence GTGGCTAATAAACGCCTACGTTCGGGGTTCACTACCGGCGCCTGTGCCGCAGCCGCAGCCAAGGCCGCCTGCCTGATCATGCTCAGCAACGATCAAGTAGATACAGTGGAAATCCCCTTTCCCGAAGGCCAACGGCACTCCTTCGCCATAATCAATGGTCACCGGCACAATAAGCGCGAGGCGCAAGCCTCAGTGATCAAAGATGCTGGCGACGACCCGGATGTTACCAACGGCGCCGAAATCACTGCCCATGTTACGCTAGCCGAAAGCGCAGAAAAAGATCCTCTGTCCCTGCGTTTTGTGGCAGGCGAAGGAATCGGCATCGTGACCAAGCCCGGCCTGACTATCGCCGTGGGCGAGGCGGCAATCACCCCTGTGCCCCGGCAGATGATTACCGCAGCCATTGCAGAAGCCTTGGTGGAAAAAGAATCACTCGGCCCGATAACCGCTACCGTTACCATCATCATCCCCAAGGGCCGTGAACTGGCAGAAAAGACCTTAAACCATCGGCTGGACATCGTCGGCGGCCTCTCCGTCCTGGGCACCACCGGCATTGTCAGGCCAGTGTCAGCCGAAGCCTGGACCGCCACCATCGAGGCCTCTATGGCGGTGGCCCGTGAAACCGGCTGCCGCGAGATTGTGCTCTCCACCGGTCGCACCTCGGAAAAGGGAGTTCAAGCCTTTCTCAATCTACCAGTGGAATCATTCGCGATGATGGGGGATTACCTTCATTTCTCCCTGACCGCCGCCGCTCGTAACGGGTTTACCAGAATTCACTTGGCCGGAATGTGGGCTAAGATCTTGAAAGCCGCCATGGCCATTCCCCAAACTCATGTTCGCCACGGCGCCCTTGAAGTTGAAGCAGCAGCCAAATTCATCGGTCGCTTAAGCGACAGTCAACCTCTGTGCCACTCCTTAGCCCAAGCCAATACCGCCCGGGAAATTTATGATCGGCTGCTTGCCGAAGGCCGCACAGATCTCATCACTAAAGTCTGCACAGCCGCTAAAAATTATGCCGAAGACGTTGCCCAACGGCCAGTCTCCGTGTACCTGGTCAACAATGCGCTTCAAGTGGCGGCCCATGTCTAA
- the cbiE gene encoding precorrin-6y C5,15-methyltransferase (decarboxylating) subunit CbiE, producing MPKTLPNGQSPCTWSTMRFKWRPMSKLILIGIGPDGPTQAGQTALQKVSCVVTAARHKDLISNLPCEILPISPLSEALSKIETRLTLGDVAVLASGDPLFFGIGRSLSTRFGAERLTIHPAISSMQLAFSQLKEPWDDAIFMSLHGRVKPSLAAADQMITSASPREQYADQDLFPALMTQRPLFLFTDPHQRPEIIAAGINRQMETIGLNDSDCRIMVAEELGSDNERITHGTPKSIATQRFSDLNVMIIRLTAPASPTTKFLFGLKETEIAHSRGLITKDEVRSAILHRLRLPQTGVFWDIGAGSGSISIEAARLCPGLTVFAIERNTDQQQNIAINRQKFRLANLHLIPGQAPDPLTELPDPDRVFIGGSGGQLPAIVTIASTRLKAHGIIIASAVTKNTRDTAPRIFHQHGLHVDISTITISREIYPPQANGPLSLNPITIITGSK from the coding sequence ATGCCGAAGACGTTGCCCAACGGCCAGTCTCCGTGTACCTGGTCAACAATGCGCTTCAAGTGGCGGCCCATGTCTAAACTGATCCTGATCGGCATTGGTCCTGACGGACCAACCCAGGCGGGACAGACCGCCCTCCAGAAAGTAAGCTGTGTGGTTACCGCCGCCCGCCACAAAGATCTCATCTCCAACCTCCCCTGCGAGATACTGCCGATCTCGCCACTCAGCGAAGCCCTGTCAAAGATCGAGACGCGGCTGACTCTAGGAGATGTTGCCGTCCTCGCTAGCGGAGACCCGCTCTTCTTCGGGATCGGCCGCAGCTTAAGTACTCGCTTCGGCGCCGAGAGACTTACCATTCACCCGGCGATATCCTCGATGCAGCTTGCCTTTTCCCAGCTCAAAGAACCGTGGGACGATGCCATATTCATGTCACTGCACGGTCGGGTAAAACCATCATTGGCAGCAGCAGACCAAATGATCACTTCGGCTTCGCCGAGGGAACAGTACGCTGACCAAGACCTCTTCCCTGCGCTCATGACCCAGCGCCCGCTGTTTCTGTTCACCGACCCGCACCAACGTCCAGAAATTATCGCCGCCGGTATCAATCGTCAAATGGAGACCATCGGTCTTAATGACTCAGACTGCCGGATCATGGTGGCGGAAGAACTCGGCAGCGACAACGAACGTATTACCCACGGCACCCCGAAGAGCATCGCAACCCAGCGTTTTTCCGACCTTAACGTGATGATCATCCGCCTCACCGCCCCGGCAAGCCCGACAACGAAGTTCCTCTTCGGCCTGAAAGAGACCGAAATCGCCCACAGTCGAGGACTGATCACCAAAGACGAAGTTCGATCCGCAATCCTCCATCGACTTCGCCTTCCTCAAACCGGCGTTTTCTGGGACATCGGAGCTGGCAGCGGTTCAATCTCCATTGAGGCAGCCAGACTCTGCCCTGGACTTACGGTCTTTGCCATTGAGCGCAATACCGACCAACAGCAAAACATCGCAATTAATCGCCAGAAATTCAGACTGGCCAACCTCCACCTGATCCCTGGTCAAGCCCCTGACCCCTTAACCGAACTTCCGGATCCGGACCGAGTTTTTATCGGCGGCAGCGGCGGACAACTCCCAGCCATTGTCACGATAGCAAGCACACGGCTTAAAGCACACGGCATCATCATAGCCAGCGCCGTCACCAAAAACACCAGAGACACAGCGCCACGCATCTTTCATCAACACGGACTGCACGTGGATATTTCCACCATCACTATCAGCCGGGAGATCTACCCTCCTCAAGCAAACGGACCGCTCTCCCTTAACCCCATCACCATCATCACAGGAAGCAAATGA
- the cobI gene encoding precorrin-2 C(20)-methyltransferase: MNGTFYVIGVGPGDPELLTLKALRLLASCQTLVVPKGHEDGNSTALAIIEKVVPLAGKEIIEIHFPMKKIRMSAAPDPDVDAAWRRAADTVISHLRTGHNVAFPTLGDPAIYSTGFYTCQTLLELAPESRTVIVPGVSAIGACAASAGVPLCQGDDMMAVIPATFDNERLTEVLNSFQTIVLMKVHRVMDRIVRLLTEQGLLDHAVLIERTSQDTERIIHDLTTVRQDELHYFSSIIVRRR; encoded by the coding sequence ATGAACGGCACATTTTATGTTATCGGCGTCGGGCCCGGCGATCCGGAACTTTTGACCTTGAAGGCCCTGCGCCTCCTCGCCAGTTGCCAAACTCTGGTCGTGCCCAAAGGCCATGAAGACGGCAATTCCACAGCCCTTGCCATCATCGAAAAAGTCGTGCCTCTTGCAGGCAAAGAGATCATTGAGATCCATTTCCCAATGAAGAAGATCAGGATGTCGGCCGCCCCGGACCCCGATGTCGATGCCGCCTGGCGCCGAGCAGCCGACACAGTCATCAGCCACCTCAGGACCGGACACAATGTGGCATTCCCAACCTTAGGCGATCCTGCCATCTACAGCACCGGGTTCTACACCTGCCAAACCCTATTGGAACTGGCTCCGGAAAGTAGAACCGTGATCGTACCCGGTGTCTCGGCCATCGGGGCCTGTGCTGCCAGCGCCGGCGTCCCTCTCTGCCAAGGAGACGATATGATGGCCGTGATCCCAGCCACCTTTGATAACGAGCGCTTGACCGAGGTCTTAAACTCCTTTCAGACCATCGTCCTGATGAAGGTGCACCGGGTGATGGACCGCATCGTCCGGCTGCTGACGGAACAGGGACTCTTGGACCATGCGGTGCTTATTGAACGCACCTCCCAGGACACCGAACGTATCATCCACGACCTAACCACGGTGCGGCAGGATGAACTGCATTATTTTTCATCAATCATTGTGAGACGACGATAA